A genomic segment from Methanomicrobia archaeon encodes:
- a CDS encoding DUF2813 domain-containing protein: MRLALAANLISADDQRLCEGGACMIKNLEIKNFKSIKHLTLDCKRINLFIGEPNTGKSNILETLGLVSHLNYGELKDFVRFESMSNLFTDENLEDQIEIKFDVNVLRVEFQNGSFIGYSNDQKLFIYDYRGGKCGSIPEYKFLKFYTFKLREQFLRREAEFLHPPDANNLLTMILTRKSLKKLVRLIFDPFRLKMVLKPQEGKIEVQKEIEDVIISHPYSLVSDTIQRIIFYLTAIETNTDSAIVFEEPESHSFPYYTKFLAERIALDKNNNQYFISTHNPYLLLSILEKAHKEDVGVFVTYFEDYQTNVKLLSEKELSEIMDLGIDIFFNIERFLK, encoded by the coding sequence TTGAGGCTTGCATTAGCAGCAAACTTAATAAGCGCTGATGACCAAAGGCTTTGCGAAGGTGGTGCCTGCATGATAAAAAATCTGGAGATCAAGAATTTCAAGTCGATAAAGCACCTGACCCTGGACTGTAAGCGTATAAATCTCTTCATTGGTGAGCCGAATACCGGGAAGTCGAATATTTTGGAGACACTGGGACTAGTGTCACACCTTAATTATGGTGAACTTAAAGATTTTGTCCGGTTCGAGAGTATGAGCAATCTATTCACTGATGAAAATTTAGAAGACCAGATCGAAATAAAGTTCGATGTAAATGTCTTACGAGTAGAATTCCAAAATGGATCATTTATTGGGTATAGCAATGACCAGAAACTTTTCATATACGACTATAGGGGTGGAAAGTGTGGATCTATACCAGAATACAAATTTCTAAAATTTTATACCTTTAAATTACGAGAACAATTTCTACGTCGAGAGGCTGAGTTTCTTCATCCTCCTGATGCTAATAATCTTTTGACAATGATATTAACTCGTAAGAGCCTCAAGAAACTAGTGAGGCTAATATTTGATCCGTTCCGACTTAAAATGGTTCTTAAACCGCAAGAGGGTAAAATAGAGGTGCAAAAGGAAATTGAGGACGTAATCATATCTCATCCTTATTCATTGGTTTCTGATACGATTCAGCGAATCATCTTCTATCTTACGGCAATCGAGACAAACACTGATTCTGCGATCGTTTTTGAAGAGCCAGAATCACATTCGTTTCCCTATTACACAAAATTCCTTGCAGAACGGATTGCGTTAGACAAGAACAACAACCAGTATTTCATTTCAACGCACAATCCCTATTTACTCCTTTCAATTCTAGAAAAGGCGCACAAGGAGGATGTAGGAGTTTTTGTAACTTATTTTGAAGATTACCAAACGAATGTAAAGCTGTTAAGTGAAAAAGAACTTTCGGAGATAATGGATCTTGGGATTGATATATTTTTCAATATCGAGCGATTCTTGAAGTGA
- a CDS encoding ATP-NAD kinase, whose protein sequence is MKLGFLINPIAGMGGSVGLKGTDGLVDEARLLGATPFAGERARKCLDELKIDATLLTCSGAMGEDALKQTPLQYEVIYSFDGLTTTGEDTQNACHQFMDQQVELIVFCGGDGTARDVYRVVGQTIPILGIPAGVKMHSAVFAISPRGAAQMIELFVSGKAEVREVEVMDTDEAAYRRNELRMKVFGYARTPYEPVLVQHGKSLFQSVSEETAKEEIAQFALEFMRDGSLYILGAGTTTFQVAELLGLGEEKTLLGVDAVKDGKLVGKDLNEQALLRLLEQEPKVKLLVSPIGAQGFVFGRGNQQLSATVLEQIGVENVIVLATPQKLNETPFLLVDTGSEELDEQLSGHLSVVCGYRMAQRKEVRRG, encoded by the coding sequence ATGAAACTCGGTTTTCTGATCAATCCAATAGCGGGCATGGGCGGCTCGGTGGGCCTGAAAGGCACGGACGGCCTCGTGGATGAGGCACGTCTGTTAGGTGCGACGCCGTTTGCTGGAGAACGGGCGCGGAAATGCCTGGATGAGTTGAAGATCGATGCGACTCTACTCACCTGCTCAGGGGCGATGGGTGAAGATGCGCTGAAACAAACACCGCTGCAGTACGAGGTTATATATTCGTTCGACGGGCTCACCACCACGGGCGAGGACACGCAAAACGCCTGCCACCAATTCATGGACCAACAGGTGGAGCTCATAGTGTTCTGCGGCGGCGATGGCACGGCGCGAGACGTGTACCGCGTGGTGGGCCAAACGATCCCGATACTGGGTATCCCGGCGGGTGTCAAGATGCACTCGGCGGTCTTCGCGATCAGCCCCCGGGGTGCGGCGCAGATGATCGAGCTGTTCGTCTCCGGCAAGGCGGAGGTGCGCGAGGTCGAGGTGATGGATACGGATGAAGCTGCGTACCGTCGCAACGAGTTGCGCATGAAGGTCTTCGGCTATGCGCGCACACCGTACGAGCCGGTGCTTGTACAGCACGGTAAGAGCCTCTTTCAGAGCGTGAGTGAGGAGACGGCGAAGGAAGAGATCGCTCAGTTTGCACTTGAGTTCATGCGTGACGGCTCGCTGTATATACTGGGCGCGGGCACGACGACCTTCCAAGTCGCGGAGTTGCTCGGCCTTGGCGAGGAGAAGACGTTACTCGGCGTGGATGCGGTAAAAGATGGCAAATTGGTGGGCAAGGATCTGAACGAGCAGGCGTTGCTCCGGTTACTGGAGCAGGAACCGAAGGTGAAGCTGCTGGTCAGCCCGATCGGTGCGCAGGGCTTTGTCTTCGGCCGCGGCAACCAGCAACTCAGCGCCACCGTGCTGGAACAGATCGGGGTTGAGAACGTGATCGTGCTGGCGACACCGCAGAAGCTGAACGAAACGCCGTTCCTGCTCGTGGATACGGGCAGCGAGGAGCTGGACGAGCAGTTGAGCGGGCATCTGAGCGTTGTCTGTGGCTACCGGATGGCGCAGCGGAAGGAAGTACGGCGTGGATAA